In Sphingomonas sp. LT1P40, the following are encoded in one genomic region:
- a CDS encoding aldo/keto reductase, whose protein sequence is MPLPTRDIGPLRVSAIGLGCMNLSHAYGTPPSEAEGEALLNRALDLGVTFLDTAALYGGGANERLVGKVMHRRQEFTLASKCVLDMHEGRRILDGSPEAIARTLEGALTRLGTDHIDLYYLHRLDKRVPVEDSVGALVRAKEAGKIGAIGLSEVSAETIARAHAVHPVAAVQSEYSLAVRNPEVAVIDACRRLGIGLVAFSPVARGMLADGVHDDDYVKGDIRVTMPRFVQPQLSRNLELVAKFNALAHRAGMTPAQLALAWVMAQAPFIVPIPGTRSIAHLEENVAAAVIIPKPELLEELDALFPANALVGPRYVAAMQAQIDTEFLHGEEIA, encoded by the coding sequence ATGCCATTGCCGACACGCGACATCGGTCCGTTGCGGGTTTCCGCAATCGGGTTGGGCTGCATGAATTTGAGCCACGCCTATGGCACGCCGCCGAGCGAGGCCGAGGGCGAGGCGCTGCTGAACCGCGCGCTCGACCTGGGCGTGACGTTCCTCGACACGGCGGCGCTCTATGGCGGCGGGGCAAACGAGCGGCTGGTGGGCAAGGTGATGCACCGCCGCCAAGAGTTCACGCTGGCGAGCAAGTGCGTGCTCGACATGCACGAAGGACGGCGCATTCTGGACGGATCGCCCGAAGCGATTGCGCGGACGCTGGAGGGTGCGCTGACGCGGCTGGGGACCGACCATATCGACCTCTATTATTTGCACCGGCTGGATAAGCGGGTGCCGGTCGAGGACTCGGTCGGCGCGCTGGTGCGGGCGAAGGAAGCGGGCAAGATCGGCGCGATCGGGCTGAGCGAGGTTTCCGCTGAGACGATCGCGCGGGCGCATGCGGTGCATCCGGTTGCGGCGGTGCAGAGCGAGTATTCGCTGGCGGTGCGCAATCCGGAGGTCGCGGTGATCGACGCCTGCCGGCGGCTTGGAATCGGGCTGGTCGCGTTTTCACCGGTCGCGCGGGGGATGCTGGCGGACGGCGTACATGACGATGATTATGTGAAGGGCGATATTCGCGTGACGATGCCGCGTTTCGTCCAGCCGCAACTGTCACGCAATCTGGAACTGGTGGCGAAGTTCAACGCACTGGCCCACCGGGCGGGGATGACCCCGGCGCAGCTGGCGCTGGCGTGGGTGATGGCGCAGGCGCCGTTTATTGTGCCGATCCCGGGAACGCGCAGCATCGCGCATCTGGAGGAGAATGTGGCCGCTGCGGTGATCATACCGAAGCCCGAGCTGCTGGAAGAGCTGGACGCGCTGTTCCCGGCCAATGCGCTGGTTGGGCCGCGCTATGTGGCGGCGATGCAGGCGCAGATCGATACCGAATTTCTGCACGGTGAAGAAATAG